A genomic segment from Glycine soja cultivar W05 chromosome 20, ASM419377v2, whole genome shotgun sequence encodes:
- the LOC114403081 gene encoding ethylene-responsive transcription factor ERF118-like: MPESRKQPASRPKQKLHHHSLQESKAMRKLRIICDDPDATDSSEDETEKVQSPRRVKRNVSEISLPPLPPPFTTTPETSSCEVNSGKNATLKGFIEGQPQSKKRVLTHPPSTRRNTSGKFRGVRQRKWGKWAAEIRDPFQSTRIWLGTFNTAEEASQAYEARRLEFEAMAEAQAYKTSSVSEPLATISDNKSNCCNSSAAAISAAAVSAADVSVSEKFSTTFDDLEESVLSHNSPSSVLELDTLASKSLEKGNVSTEEAIEANDLVAELAGLEVPDVSLLNLLPPPSDSGGAAAAVSSGIEPNFGLDFDWLSFNDYGQGFDDFGGLEDIHIGGFDDNEPTELPDFDFGDFGADEFAGWIEEPLNIPCA; encoded by the coding sequence ATGCCCGAGTCTCGGAAACAACCGGCTTCTAGACCGAAGCAAAAGCTTCATCACCACTCCTTGCAAGAGTCCAAGGCGATGAGAAAACTTCGCATCATTTGCGACGATCCTGATGCTACTGATTCATCCGAAGATGAGACTGAGAAGGTTCAGAGCCCGAGAAGAGTTAAAAGAAACGTGTCTGAGATCTCTCTTCcccctcttcctccaccattcaCCACCACTCCTGAAACCAGCTCCTGTGAGGTGAATAGCGGCAAAAATGCAACATTGAAGGGTTTCATTGAAGGTCAACCCCAGAGTAAGAAGAGGGTTTTGACTCACCCCCCATCAACAAGGAGGAACACTTCTGGGAAATTCAGAGGTGTTAGGCAGAGAAAATGGGGTAAATGGGCTGCAGAGATTCGTGACCCCTTTCAGAGTACTCGTATATGGCTCGGCACTTTCAACACTGCAGAAGAGGCTTCCCAAGCCTACGAGGCCAGAAGGCTTGAGTTTGAGGCTATGGCAGAGGCTCAAGCTTACAAAACTAGTTCTGTTTCTGAACCTTTGGCTACAATTTCTGATAATAAGAGTAACTGCTGTAACTCTTCTGCCGCTGCTATCTCCGCCGCTGCCGTCTCCGCCGCTGATGTGTCTGTATCTGAGAAGTTTTCTACTACTTTTGATGACTTAGAAGAGAGTGTGTTGTCTCACAATTCACCATCCTCTGTGCTAGAGTTGGATACATTGGCTTCCAAATCCCTTGAGAAGGGCAATGTTTCAACCGAGGAAGCTATTGAGGCTAATGATTTGGTGGCTGAACTTGCAGGGTTAGAGGTACCAGATGTCAGTCTGTTAAACTTGTTACCACCACCATCTGATTCTGGTGGTGCAGCTGCTGCTGTTTCATCTGGGATTGAGCCAAACTTTGGGCTTGATTTTGATTGGCTATCGTTTAATGATTATGGACAAGGTTTTGATGATTTCGGTGGCTTGGAAGATATTCATATTGGTGGGTTTGATGACAATGAGCCTACTGAGCTTcctgattttgattttggtgaTTTTGGTGCTGATGAGTTTGCTGGTTGGATTGAGGAGCCCCTGAATATACCTTGTGCCTAA